Proteins from one Bradyrhizobium sp. CB82 genomic window:
- a CDS encoding alpha/beta fold hydrolase gives MNAENRQPIPSVEGISEDASRNTLALNPLVGIRGEDLLDSAGVLFKAVVNEPKVATEQWLSFLGELGSIVAGKSERAPRAGDRRFSDATWKESALHSGLLKAYLAWGEAVSGFVDKTSLSDIDKARAHLVTEILIDAVAPTNAMLTNPAALRKFVDTGGRSVWHGLKNYVDDLTRNGGMPSVVDRDAFKVGENLATTPGAVILRNELLELIQYAPMTAKVWKRPLVITPPQINKYYALDLSPDKSMVRFLLESGIQVFCVSWRNPTAADRDVGLDSYVAALDEAVDAAREVTGSDDISMMGSCSGGITSTAYFATLGSAAQKIRNMVLAVCLLDPNTADESAFGCLMTPETMRAAKETSRLRGLVDGHELARMFAWMRPNDLIWNYWVNNYLLGNQPPAFDILYWNADTTRLPARLHGDYLDLYFTNPFVNAGKLTLNDKTIDMSKAKADCYVVAGVTDHITPWKGVHRTAQIMGPGTTFVLSNSGHLQSLLNPPTNPKASFMIGSVNAGGPDAFLAASEKRKGSWWLDWRDWLHARSGEDVDARTSLGSTRHPVLAQAPGTYVFE, from the coding sequence ATGAACGCCGAGAACCGTCAGCCAATCCCGTCTGTCGAGGGCATCTCCGAGGATGCCTCTCGGAATACCCTCGCGCTCAATCCGCTCGTCGGCATCCGGGGCGAGGATCTCCTCGACAGCGCGGGCGTCCTGTTCAAGGCCGTCGTCAACGAGCCGAAGGTTGCAACCGAGCAATGGCTGTCCTTCCTCGGCGAGCTCGGCTCGATCGTTGCCGGCAAGTCCGAGCGTGCGCCGCGGGCAGGCGACCGGCGCTTTTCCGATGCCACCTGGAAGGAGAGCGCGCTGCACAGCGGCTTGCTCAAGGCCTATCTCGCCTGGGGCGAGGCCGTCAGCGGCTTCGTCGACAAGACGAGCCTGAGCGACATCGACAAGGCGCGGGCGCATTTGGTCACGGAGATCCTGATCGACGCGGTCGCCCCGACGAATGCAATGCTGACCAATCCGGCCGCGCTGCGCAAATTCGTCGACACCGGCGGCCGCAGCGTCTGGCACGGTTTGAAGAACTATGTCGACGATCTCACCCGGAACGGCGGCATGCCGTCTGTGGTCGATCGCGACGCATTCAAGGTCGGTGAGAATCTCGCGACGACGCCGGGCGCGGTGATCCTTCGCAACGAGCTGCTGGAGCTGATCCAGTATGCACCGATGACAGCCAAGGTGTGGAAGCGCCCTTTGGTCATCACGCCGCCGCAGATCAACAAGTACTACGCGCTCGATCTCTCTCCCGACAAGAGCATGGTCCGCTTCCTGCTCGAGAGCGGCATTCAGGTGTTTTGCGTGAGCTGGCGCAATCCGACCGCTGCCGATCGCGACGTCGGCCTCGACAGCTACGTCGCTGCGCTCGACGAGGCCGTCGACGCAGCGCGCGAAGTCACCGGCAGCGACGATATCTCGATGATGGGATCCTGTTCCGGCGGCATCACGTCGACGGCGTATTTCGCAACGCTTGGCAGCGCCGCGCAGAAGATCAGGAACATGGTGCTGGCCGTCTGCCTGCTCGATCCCAATACGGCCGACGAGAGTGCGTTTGGCTGCCTGATGACCCCGGAGACCATGCGGGCGGCCAAAGAGACTTCGCGCCTCCGCGGTCTGGTCGACGGTCACGAGCTGGCGCGGATGTTCGCCTGGATGCGGCCGAACGACCTGATCTGGAACTATTGGGTCAACAACTATCTGCTCGGCAATCAGCCGCCCGCGTTCGACATCCTGTACTGGAACGCTGACACGACGCGGCTTCCTGCCCGCCTTCACGGCGATTATCTCGATCTCTATTTCACGAACCCGTTCGTCAATGCCGGAAAGCTCACGCTGAACGACAAGACGATCGATATGAGCAAGGCCAAGGCCGACTGCTATGTCGTTGCCGGTGTTACCGACCACATCACGCCGTGGAAGGGGGTGCATAGGACGGCGCAGATCATGGGACCGGGCACGACTTTCGTGCTCTCGAACAGCGGTCACCTTCAGAGCCTTTTGAACCCGCCGACCAATCCGAAGGCGTCCTTCATGATCGGGTCCGTCAATGCAGGCGGACCCGACGCGTTCCTGGCCGCCTCTGAGAAGCGGAAGGGAAGCTGGTGGCTCGACTGGCGGGATTGGCTTCACGCGCGATCAGGTGAGGACGTGGATGCGCGGACGTCCCTCGGCAGCACGCGCCATCCCGTCCTGGCTCAAGCTCCGGGAACATACGTCTTTGAGTGA
- a CDS encoding MaoC family dehydratase, with amino-acid sequence MVGRELGVSAWVPIDQARIDTFASCTGDRQWIHVDVERAKRESPFRGPVAHGYLTLAMVAPLAMEIGVIPRDAAAGLNYGIDKVRFLAPVPAGARVRLRVVLTGIEPKDGGQVIMRTQNTLEVEGSDRPALVAETLALLIPAAGARPQ; translated from the coding sequence ATGGTGGGACGGGAACTCGGTGTCTCGGCCTGGGTTCCGATCGACCAGGCGCGCATCGACACGTTTGCGTCCTGTACCGGCGATCGGCAATGGATTCACGTCGATGTCGAGCGGGCGAAGCGCGAAAGTCCTTTCCGTGGTCCCGTCGCCCACGGCTACCTCACGCTGGCGATGGTGGCTCCGCTCGCCATGGAGATCGGGGTCATCCCGCGGGACGCCGCGGCCGGGCTGAACTACGGGATCGACAAGGTTCGCTTCCTCGCGCCGGTGCCGGCCGGCGCGCGCGTGAGGCTGCGCGTCGTACTCACCGGAATTGAGCCCAAGGACGGCGGGCAGGTGATTATGAGAACCCAGAACACCCTGGAAGTTGAGGGATCGGACAGGCCGGCTCTTGTCGCCGAGACGCTGGCGCTTCTGATCCCTGCGGCCGGAGCGCGACCACAATGA